The uncultured Methanomethylovorans sp. genome contains a region encoding:
- a CDS encoding PAS domain S-box protein: MDAEMIIALINNAALLLALGVAYDILFSNANINTHLKSILFGIIIGLIGIALMLSPWELSFGLFFDTRSILLSITGLFFGFIPAIIAALIIGAYRLYLGGIGAVMGVSVITGCVIIGLLWRRYHNKLQKILGRFDLFIFGILVHVFMLTCTLLLPWPFAFEVIKYISLPVMLIYPIGTVLLGSILNNQLSRKRTQDELKEKEAKLQNFIDNVPVGMFRISSERKVIQTNPEMAQILGLNTPDEVISYLENTEEQLYVDQKRSEKIVTQIEKQGYVKHFEFEALRSDGKQIWLSMNARKNCQLKGESFTIDGFVHDITERKVAEEALKQTEQKYRQAYNLLQGVLESPKDVVIFALDKEYRYLAFNKNHRVTMEQIWGVKIEVGVSMLSYITYPADREKAKMNFDRVLAGEEFTLVEEYGDSSLNRLWYSNTYSPLKDDDKNITGLTLVLMDITEHKKAEIKIAEEAARRRILIEQSLDGIVVIDQDGKVYEANQRFAEMLGYSSEEIQELYMWDWDTQYTREQLVEMIRLADSKGVIHETKQRRKDGSLTNVEISANAAIFDNRKFMFCVCRDITERKQAEEMLLSAKLTAEDANRSKGEFLSTMSHELRTPLNSIIGFSDMLLDGAAGNLNEKQTRYINNISTGGKHLLELINDILDLSKIEAGKMEIQYESFSVSDIIEEVTMLIAPLALKKNIDLNIQVEPQLGSITADEIKFKQVLYNLASNAIKFTPERGYVGITANLINNMLEISVTDNGIGIATKDLHKLFQPFQQLNSYMTREHEGTGLGLILVKKYVEMHGGSVWVESDVGKGSIFTFTIPY; this comes from the coding sequence ATGGATGCTGAAATGATAATAGCTCTCATAAATAATGCAGCTTTGCTTCTTGCCTTAGGTGTAGCCTATGATATTCTTTTTTCTAACGCGAATATAAATACGCACCTAAAAAGCATACTTTTTGGAATTATCATTGGTCTGATAGGCATTGCTTTGATGTTGAGTCCATGGGAGCTTTCATTTGGCTTATTCTTCGATACTCGCTCTATTCTATTAAGTATAACAGGCCTATTCTTTGGATTTATTCCCGCGATTATCGCAGCGCTCATTATCGGTGCTTACCGCCTCTATCTGGGAGGTATTGGAGCAGTAATGGGTGTATCTGTAATTACAGGTTGTGTAATAATAGGACTATTGTGGAGAAGATATCATAATAAATTACAAAAAATCCTGGGGAGATTTGATTTATTCATTTTTGGCATTTTGGTTCACGTTTTTATGCTTACATGTACGTTGCTTCTTCCTTGGCCATTTGCCTTTGAAGTTATAAAATACATAAGTTTACCAGTAATGCTGATTTATCCGATTGGAACTGTGTTACTGGGAAGTATCCTGAATAACCAGTTGTCCCGCAAAAGAACTCAGGATGAACTGAAAGAGAAAGAGGCAAAGCTTCAAAACTTCATCGATAATGTCCCAGTTGGGATGTTCCGTATAAGTTCTGAAAGAAAAGTGATTCAAACAAATCCAGAAATGGCCCAGATTTTAGGCCTGAATACTCCTGATGAAGTCATCAGTTACCTGGAGAATACAGAGGAACAATTATATGTTGACCAAAAACGCAGTGAAAAAATAGTAACCCAAATTGAAAAGCAGGGATATGTTAAACACTTTGAATTTGAGGCTTTGCGTTCAGATGGAAAGCAGATATGGCTATCAATGAACGCAAGAAAGAATTGTCAATTAAAAGGAGAATCATTTACAATTGATGGCTTTGTCCATGATATCACTGAACGCAAAGTAGCAGAAGAAGCACTTAAACAAACCGAGCAGAAGTATCGGCAGGCATACAATTTATTACAGGGAGTACTTGAAAGCCCGAAAGATGTTGTTATATTCGCTCTTGACAAAGAATACCGATATCTTGCATTCAACAAAAATCATCGGGTAACTATGGAACAGATATGGGGTGTCAAGATTGAAGTTGGCGTTAGCATGCTTAGTTACATCACATATCCTGCTGACAGGGAAAAAGCAAAAATGAATTTTGACCGGGTACTTGCTGGTGAAGAATTCACCCTTGTTGAAGAATATGGTGATTCTTCACTCAACAGACTATGGTATTCCAATACTTATAGTCCTCTGAAAGACGATGATAAAAATATAACAGGTCTTACTCTTGTTTTAATGGATATCACAGAACATAAGAAGGCTGAGATAAAAATTGCTGAAGAAGCAGCAAGAAGGCGTATCCTGATAGAACAGTCACTGGATGGAATAGTTGTTATTGACCAGGATGGTAAGGTTTACGAAGCAAATCAAAGATTCGCCGAAATGCTTGGTTATTCTTCTGAAGAGATTCAAGAACTGTACATGTGGGATTGGGATACCCAATATACACGTGAACAATTAGTGGAAATGATCAGGCTTGCTGACAGCAAAGGAGTTATTCACGAGACAAAGCAGCGCCGCAAGGACGGTAGTCTCACCAACGTTGAGATAAGTGCAAATGCAGCTATATTTGACAACAGGAAATTCATGTTTTGTGTATGCCGTGATATTACAGAGAGAAAGCAGGCCGAAGAGATGTTACTGAGTGCTAAACTGACTGCCGAAGATGCAAACAGGAGCAAGGGTGAATTCCTATCGACCATGAGCCATGAGTTGAGAACTCCGCTTAATTCGATCATAGGTTTTTCTGATATGTTGCTCGATGGAGCTGCTGGGAACCTGAATGAAAAACAAACAAGGTATATCAATAACATTTCAACAGGCGGAAAACATCTGCTAGAACTCATCAACGATATCCTCGACCTTTCAAAAATAGAAGCAGGCAAAATGGAAATTCAGTATGAATCCTTCTCCGTTTCTGATATAATTGAGGAGGTAACGATGTTAATAGCTCCTCTGGCACTCAAGAAAAACATTGATCTGAATATACAAGTAGAACCGCAGCTTGGAAGCATCACTGCAGATGAAATCAAATTCAAACAGGTCCTATACAACCTTGCGAGCAATGCCATCAAATTCACACCCGAAAGAGGATATGTAGGTATCACTGCAAATCTCATAAATAATATGCTTGAGATCAGTGTGACAGATAACGGCATAGGGATTGCAACAAAAGACTTGCATAAGCTGTTCCAACCATTTCAACAGCTGAACTCATACATGACACGCGAACATGAGGGAACAGGACTTGGCCTCATTCTTGTCAAGAAATATGTTGAGATGCACGGTGGCAGTGTATGGGTTGAAAGTGATGTCGGAAAAGGAAGTATTTTCACTTTTACTATTCCGTATTAA
- a CDS encoding transposase produces the protein MEFRELSDDQWKFIKPHLPPQPITGRKRADDRKVINGILFVLITGCRWGDMPAIYGSQATAWRRLKRWSEEGIWNEIMESLRDSAYQKGKFSLDTVCIDSSFIETKKGEMTPRTTVTRKEKA, from the coding sequence ATGGAATTCAGAGAACTCTCTGATGATCAATGGAAGTTTATAAAGCCACACTTGCCACCACAACCAATTACCGGAAGAAAGAGAGCTGATGACCGTAAGGTCATCAATGGTATTCTCTTTGTTCTGATAACAGGTTGCAGATGGGGAGATATGCCAGCTATTTATGGTTCCCAGGCAACTGCCTGGAGAAGGCTGAAAAGGTGGTCAGAGGAAGGTATATGGAACGAGATAATGGAATCCCTTCGGGATTCCGCTTACCAGAAAGGTAAGTTCTCATTGGATACAGTGTGTATCGATAGCAGTTTCATCGAAACTAAAAAAGGGGAGATGACTCCTCGTACAACGGTCACAAGAAAAGAAAAGGCATAA
- a CDS encoding transposase has translation MHACVSCEGFPLTIQISSGKEHDRQHFIEVMEDIKVKTDGRPRTRPLEVLADAAYDDTEIRQYLRSRAIKSNIPINTRNSKRKKRGRPTRFDEETYYYRGTIERFFAWLKMGFRKLASRYERLNVVFKGLLDIACFLLCWKKV, from the coding sequence ATCCATGCATGTGTAAGTTGTGAAGGTTTTCCACTTACAATCCAAATATCTTCTGGAAAAGAGCACGATAGACAGCACTTCATTGAAGTTATGGAGGATATTAAGGTTAAGACCGATGGAAGACCAAGGACAAGACCTCTTGAAGTTCTGGCAGACGCTGCGTACGACGATACAGAAATCAGGCAGTACTTAAGGTCCAGAGCTATCAAAAGCAACATACCGATCAATACAAGGAACAGTAAAAGAAAGAAAAGAGGAAGACCTACTCGATTTGATGAAGAAACATATTATTACAGAGGAACTATAGAACGATTCTTTGCATGGTTGAAGATGGGATTTAGAAAATTAGCAAGTAGATATGAACGTCTTAATGTGGTTTTCAAAGGATTGTTAGATATTGCATGTTTCCTGTTGTGTTGGAAAAAGGTGTGA
- a CDS encoding ISNCY family transposase, which produces MTKKSREYKGVLFEESIENYLNRESASICQFLHFLCIEDISKYVESTLYTNKSWHFKYNVSSMIKLFIVMCFRKLSYEKTVSSLTEEEAILLSFYDENGFIKLPSGKTLHHFVKYRLGEDGLKEIMMLVGEKILSLTQIKEAKIDSTPLEASRYDKHADYNPHYQCKMDKAHITMVGTYPIFMTHTNGNASDSPELIKHIEALKEMNVDIDFYSADGGYDSFLNHADIWYHLNARPIISYSSNAVINKEGEIERIDHWVNKMWKKGGDIHAKIEDKLKFLYKNGRYEQIGMYLRNKNIRDNLFMIFFKKRGECEPEHRHIKHTVKFDIREVRVESRELYSLLSFVAYQFLRLTELQNCMQGKNSVGRFF; this is translated from the coding sequence ATGACTAAAAAATCTAGAGAGTATAAAGGAGTCCTCTTCGAGGAGTCCATAGAAAATTATCTGAACAGAGAAAGCGCCTCAATTTGCCAATTCCTGCACTTTCTCTGCATAGAAGATATTTCAAAGTACGTCGAGAGTACTTTGTATACCAACAAAAGTTGGCATTTTAAGTATAACGTTTCATCGATGATAAAACTCTTCATTGTAATGTGTTTCAGGAAATTATCTTATGAAAAGACTGTTTCTTCTTTGACAGAAGAAGAGGCTATTCTACTCTCTTTTTATGATGAGAACGGATTCATAAAACTTCCTTCGGGAAAGACATTACACCACTTTGTGAAATATAGATTGGGTGAAGATGGGCTTAAAGAAATAATGATGTTAGTAGGTGAGAAGATCCTCAGCCTTACCCAAATAAAAGAAGCTAAGATCGATTCAACCCCGCTTGAAGCTTCAAGATACGATAAACATGCTGATTACAATCCACATTATCAATGTAAAATGGATAAAGCACATATTACAATGGTTGGAACATACCCAATATTTATGACCCATACTAATGGTAATGCATCAGATTCCCCTGAACTTATCAAACACATTGAAGCATTGAAAGAAATGAATGTTGATATTGATTTTTATTCTGCTGACGGGGGTTATGACTCTTTCCTGAATCATGCAGATATCTGGTACCATTTGAATGCAAGGCCAATTATTTCGTATTCTTCAAATGCTGTGATAAACAAAGAAGGTGAAATCGAAAGAATTGATCACTGGGTTAATAAGATGTGGAAAAAGGGTGGAGATATACATGCAAAGATTGAAGACAAGCTAAAATTCCTCTATAAAAACGGTAGATATGAACAGATAGGGATGTATCTTCGAAATAAAAATATCCGGGATAACTTGTTCATGATTTTTTTCAAGAAAAGAGGAGAATGTGAACCAGAACACAGGCATATCAAACACACAGTTAAATTCGATATCAGAGAAGTAAGAGTGGAGAGTAGAGAACTCTACTCTCTACTGAGCTTTGTGGCATATCAGTTTTTGAGGCTTACAGAACTACAAAATTGTATGCAAGGAAAAAATTCAGTTGGGAGATTCTTTTGA
- a CDS encoding PepSY domain-containing protein, translating into MRNRTITILAIVLLTGLAATTLVSAETNFLQHASGYVGGFCNWGTGGNGYGTGYCAAYANQEPTVKTVEEALTIAQDKISVNVTENDIYQMGRWWIVSYTVDGTAKQGRIDTYTGEVIPDFFASQYATSGQYRQGMGRGYGMMGSGRY; encoded by the coding sequence ATGAGGAACAGAACAATAACAATACTTGCAATAGTACTCCTTACAGGGCTGGCTGCAACTACTCTCGTAAGTGCCGAGACTAACTTCTTGCAGCATGCTTCGGGTTATGTTGGAGGCTTCTGCAATTGGGGCACAGGCGGGAATGGATATGGTACAGGTTACTGTGCTGCCTATGCAAATCAGGAACCTACAGTAAAGACTGTAGAAGAAGCTCTTACAATAGCTCAAGACAAGATCTCAGTCAATGTAACAGAAAATGACATTTACCAGATGGGTAGATGGTGGATAGTTTCTTACACGGTAGATGGTACTGCCAAGCAAGGACGTATCGATACATATACAGGTGAAGTCATTCCTGACTTTTTCGCCTCACAATATGCTACTTCAGGTCAGTACAGGCAGGGAATGGGAAGAGGCTATGGCATGATGGGAAGTGGGAGATACTGA
- a CDS encoding transcriptional regulator — translation MTQSLEQIVLIGEALAHPVRIQLLYMLSERERYIYELAKDLNLSRQVVDLHLKRLEKAGFVESDLRLEENDMRAKKFFRLKEFDVKLCTADLKNIFN, via the coding sequence ATGACTCAATCACTTGAACAAATAGTTCTAATCGGGGAAGCTCTTGCCCACCCGGTGAGAATACAATTACTGTACATGCTTTCTGAAAGGGAAAGATACATCTACGAGCTTGCCAAAGATCTGAATCTTTCAAGACAGGTAGTAGACCTCCACCTCAAGCGACTTGAGAAGGCAGGTTTTGTGGAAAGTGATCTACGACTTGAAGAGAATGACATGCGTGCAAAGAAGTTTTTCCGTTTGAAGGAATTTGATGTGAAACTTTGTACAGCTGACCTGAAAAACATATTTAACTGA
- a CDS encoding cupredoxin family copper-binding protein codes for MMKRELILLVLLISAFLAIGCAEKQPLALINETAASPANGTSATATGGKIVDVSIQSFAFEPNSVKISIGNTVKWTNLDSAPHTIKGADFTSKSLNKDDSFSYTFTKTGTYDYECSIHPSMKGVVIVE; via the coding sequence ATGATGAAAAGAGAATTGATTCTATTAGTACTTCTGATCAGTGCATTTCTAGCTATCGGATGCGCCGAGAAACAGCCTCTAGCACTGATAAATGAAACTGCTGCATCTCCAGCTAATGGGACATCAGCTACAGCAACGGGAGGCAAGATTGTTGATGTATCCATACAAAGTTTTGCTTTTGAACCAAATTCTGTTAAGATCTCTATAGGAAATACAGTAAAGTGGACAAATCTCGATTCAGCACCACATACTATTAAAGGTGCAGATTTCACATCCAAGTCACTCAATAAGGATGATTCGTTCAGTTATACCTTTACCAAAACTGGAACATATGATTATGAATGCTCAATTCATCCTTCAATGAAAGGAGTTGTCATCGTAGAATAA
- a CDS encoding DUF6544 family protein: MPSFKKIYQTEALKGLDRLSEISILAKNDVEHLPQLVKKYLTFCGCIGKPRVQNFHVEFIGRMKQKPNGNWMSIDASQYSFYDVHTRLFYIKSKLFCIPFDGLHLYVDGNATMNIKLVSLIPIVNSFGPVMDKSEMVTFFNDMCVMAPATLIDSSITWEEIDHLTIKGKFTNKGTTITAILYFNEEGALVNFESNDRSKYVDNNHFVNYKWSTPIKEYNEINGHRIPVYAEAIWHEQNGDFIYAQFNLKMIEYNVRKYSLINHI, from the coding sequence ATGCCAAGCTTCAAGAAAATTTATCAGACAGAAGCACTAAAGGGTTTGGATCGTCTGTCTGAAATATCAATACTGGCTAAAAATGATGTAGAACACCTTCCACAGCTTGTCAAAAAATATCTCACTTTCTGTGGCTGTATTGGAAAGCCAAGAGTACAAAACTTTCATGTCGAATTTATCGGGAGAATGAAACAAAAACCAAATGGCAACTGGATGAGTATTGACGCATCCCAGTATAGTTTTTACGATGTGCATACAAGGCTATTTTACATCAAATCAAAACTATTTTGCATCCCATTCGATGGATTACACTTGTATGTTGATGGTAATGCAACAATGAATATTAAACTCGTTTCTTTGATACCGATTGTCAATTCATTTGGGCCTGTAATGGATAAAAGTGAAATGGTCACATTCTTTAATGATATGTGTGTAATGGCACCTGCTACTTTAATTGATAGTAGTATTACGTGGGAAGAAATTGATCATTTAACGATCAAAGGCAAATTTACCAATAAAGGAACTACTATTACAGCAATACTGTACTTCAATGAGGAAGGTGCATTAGTAAACTTTGAATCTAACGATAGGTCCAAATATGTGGATAATAACCATTTTGTAAATTACAAATGGTCTACACCAATTAAAGAGTATAATGAGATCAATGGTCATAGAATTCCAGTATATGCAGAAGCTATCTGGCATGAACAAAATGGGGATTTCATTTACGCTCAATTTAACCTGAAAATGATAGAATATAATGTTCGCAAATATTCACTAATAAACCACATTTGA
- a CDS encoding DUF5661 family protein, which translates to MAFTVGEAKAIGKRLGIKWDKFDVDQFRRGMDVELEHGSRDSMTNVTNDDPLMTGKIALAHLNEFPDYYDRLERMEKEAEEFWNKD; encoded by the coding sequence TTGGCATTTACAGTTGGAGAAGCAAAAGCAATTGGGAAAAGATTAGGAATTAAATGGGACAAATTCGATGTTGATCAATTCCGCAGGGGCATGGACGTGGAACTTGAACACGGCTCCAGGGACAGTATGACGAATGTCACAAACGATGACCCTCTAATGACCGGAAAAATTGCTCTGGCACACCTGAACGAATTCCCAGATTACTATGACAGGCTGGAGAGGATGGAAAAAGAAGCCGAAGAGTTCTGGAATAAGGATTAA
- a CDS encoding CDGSH iron-sulfur domain-containing protein → MRCKFFIHMCSRIVHTELLSIACHYFIYLISRYPVARIEKSIVVIEYPLRSEHGPLWIRGGIPIESADGKLYEIRNRFTLCGCGKSKNKPFCDGSHAE, encoded by the coding sequence ATGAGGTGTAAATTTTTCATTCACATGTGCTCTAGGATTGTGCATACCGAGCTTTTGAGCATAGCCTGTCACTATTTCATATACCTGATTTCTCGTTATCCTGTAGCCCGAATTGAGAAATCTATCGTGGTTATAGAGTATCCTCTTAGGAGTGAGCACGGTCCTCTGTGGATACGCGGAGGTATACCCATCGAATCTGCGGATGGCAAACTGTACGAGATCCGAAACCGTTTTACTCTCTGTGGATGTGGAAAGTCGAAGAATAAACCTTTCTGCGATGGCAGCCATGCTGAATAA
- a CDS encoding methionine adenosyltransferase — MIRNIKVEPLTETPVNRQQIELVERKGIGHPDSIADGLSESVSRALCAEYIKKCGVVLHHNTDETQIVAGRSCPKFGGGEVIQPIYTLLVGRATKEFEGMEIPTDAVAVSAARQYLRKHIVDMDLEKDIIVDCKLGTGSSDLRDVFRKDRVPFANDTSFGVGHAPFSELENIVYNTERQLINDLKKKIPGIGTDIKVMGMRDGDEITITVGCAMIGRHIDDLDSYISIKQDINNYVHDQALKFTDRKVNTYVNTADNLEHGSVFLTVIGTSAEMGDDGSVGRGNRCNGLITPNRPMSMEATSGKNPINHIGKLYNLLSTRMARQIVKEVPDVEDVYIRILSQIGQPIDQPLVASAQIIPKKGTHFASIQSEANAIIDEGLANVAEITKMIVKGELDTF; from the coding sequence ATGATTAGAAACATCAAGGTCGAACCTTTGACAGAGACTCCTGTCAACAGACAGCAGATCGAACTTGTTGAGAGAAAGGGTATCGGTCACCCCGACAGCATTGCTGACGGTCTCTCTGAGTCGGTGAGCCGTGCATTATGTGCTGAGTACATTAAAAAATGCGGAGTTGTGCTGCACCACAATACTGATGAAACACAGATAGTTGCAGGTCGCTCCTGCCCAAAGTTCGGTGGCGGAGAGGTCATACAGCCCATATACACATTACTTGTGGGCAGGGCTACAAAAGAATTCGAAGGTATGGAAATACCAACTGATGCTGTAGCGGTTTCAGCTGCCAGGCAGTATCTGAGGAAACACATTGTGGATATGGACCTAGAAAAGGACATTATCGTTGACTGTAAACTTGGTACTGGCTCTTCAGACCTGAGGGATGTGTTCAGGAAGGACAGAGTGCCTTTTGCAAATGATACTTCCTTTGGTGTTGGGCATGCACCCTTCTCTGAACTTGAGAACATTGTCTATAATACTGAGAGGCAACTCATAAATGACCTTAAGAAGAAGATCCCGGGCATAGGCACGGATATCAAGGTCATGGGTATGAGAGATGGCGATGAGATCACTATTACTGTAGGCTGTGCCATGATAGGCAGGCATATTGATGATCTGGACAGCTATATCAGCATCAAGCAGGATATCAATAACTATGTCCATGACCAGGCATTGAAGTTCACTGACAGGAAGGTCAATACCTATGTTAATACTGCAGATAACCTGGAGCATGGATCTGTATTCCTGACTGTCATCGGTACTTCTGCGGAAATGGGTGATGATGGTTCTGTGGGAAGAGGTAACCGTTGCAATGGTCTTATCACTCCTAATAGGCCAATGAGCATGGAAGCTACAAGCGGTAAGAACCCTATCAACCACATTGGTAAGCTTTACAATCTGCTTTCCACAAGGATGGCAAGGCAGATAGTAAAGGAAGTCCCTGATGTTGAGGATGTGTACATAAGGATACTTTCTCAGATAGGACAGCCCATAGATCAGCCATTGGTGGCAAGCGCCCAGATCATTCCGAAGAAGGGAACACACTTCGCGTCTATTCAGTCCGAAGCTAACGCCATCATTGATGAAGGCCTCGCTAATGTGGCAGAAATCACTAAGATGATAGTAAAGGGAGAATTGGACACATTCTGA
- the hisG gene encoding ATP phosphoribosyltransferase, giving the protein MIRIAIPNKGRLHDPTVELLKEAGLPVLEGGTRKLFAKTTDPDITILFARASDIPEYVQDGAADVGVTGLDLISETGAQVEMLLDMGFGRANLVLAVPEESKLTTPQSLEGKRIATEFPNITLRYFKNLGVNVEIIKVSGACELTPHVGIADAIVDISSSGTTLATNHLKMIDKVFSSSVYLIANKKTSANNCKVEQISTSIESVLRAKGKRYLMMNVPEEALEAVKQVLPGLAGPTVMKVEASQSILAVHAVIDVDLIFSTVSKLKAVGAKDILVVPIERLMP; this is encoded by the coding sequence ATGATACGCATTGCAATACCCAATAAAGGAAGACTGCACGACCCAACCGTGGAACTGCTCAAGGAAGCAGGCCTGCCAGTGCTTGAAGGGGGCACCAGGAAGCTTTTCGCAAAAACAACAGATCCTGATATAACCATCCTTTTCGCAAGAGCTTCGGACATCCCCGAATATGTGCAGGACGGTGCAGCAGATGTTGGAGTAACCGGCCTTGATCTTATCAGCGAGACTGGAGCACAAGTAGAGATGTTACTTGACATGGGCTTTGGACGCGCCAACCTCGTGCTTGCTGTCCCGGAAGAATCAAAACTTACCACGCCACAGAGCCTTGAAGGAAAAAGAATTGCCACAGAGTTCCCCAATATAACATTAAGGTATTTCAAGAACCTGGGAGTAAATGTTGAGATCATTAAGGTCAGTGGTGCCTGTGAACTTACACCCCATGTTGGAATCGCAGATGCTATAGTCGATATCTCAAGTTCAGGAACCACACTTGCAACTAATCATTTAAAAATGATCGATAAAGTCTTTTCTTCCTCTGTTTACCTCATCGCTAACAAAAAGACCAGTGCGAACAACTGCAAGGTAGAACAGATAAGCACCTCTATTGAAAGCGTGCTTAGAGCAAAAGGCAAACGCTACCTCATGATGAACGTACCAGAAGAAGCCCTGGAAGCCGTTAAGCAAGTACTCCCCGGTCTTGCAGGTCCCACGGTCATGAAAGTAGAAGCTTCACAGTCCATCCTCGCAGTCCATGCTGTGATAGACGTTGATCTCATCTTCTCCACAGTTAGCAAGCTAAAAGCCGTGGGTGCAAAGGACATATTAGTTGTACCTATAGAAAGGCTCATGCCCTGA
- the hisA gene encoding 1-(5-phosphoribosyl)-5-[(5-phosphoribosylamino)methylideneamino]imidazole-4-carboxamide isomerase: MDFEVIPAVDMRGGKCVQLVQGVPGSEMVSLDDPIAVALDWISQGAKTLHLIDLDGALDGKRINAPIIEKIVHDGKNRGVRIQIGGGIRSFEDAAHLLKLGADRVILSTAALREPELVKKLADEFGTAHINVALDSKNGKVAIEGWKKLSEFTAVEMGQKFEKLGAGTLLFTNIDTEGLMRGVNPTPTAELVKSVKIPVIASGGITTLQDILTIRATGACGVVVGSALYTGKFTYPEALNILKEQQK; the protein is encoded by the coding sequence ATGGATTTTGAAGTCATTCCCGCAGTGGATATGAGAGGTGGCAAATGTGTTCAGCTAGTTCAGGGAGTTCCCGGAAGTGAAATGGTTTCTCTGGATGACCCAATAGCTGTTGCACTGGACTGGATATCCCAAGGAGCAAAGACCTTGCACCTCATTGACCTGGACGGAGCATTGGACGGAAAAAGAATCAATGCACCAATTATCGAAAAGATTGTGCATGACGGTAAGAATAGGGGAGTAAGAATCCAGATCGGAGGAGGTATCCGCTCCTTTGAGGACGCTGCACATCTCCTTAAGCTTGGTGCAGACAGGGTCATACTGAGTACAGCAGCCCTGCGTGAACCGGAACTCGTAAAAAAGCTGGCTGATGAGTTTGGGACTGCACACATAAATGTAGCTCTTGATTCAAAAAATGGAAAAGTAGCTATAGAAGGCTGGAAGAAGCTCTCGGAATTCACCGCAGTAGAAATGGGACAGAAATTCGAGAAGCTGGGAGCAGGTACTCTGCTTTTCACTAACATTGATACCGAGGGTCTCATGCGGGGAGTAAATCCGACACCAACTGCCGAACTGGTGAAATCTGTGAAGATACCCGTAATAGCTTCAGGCGGAATCACCACACTTCAGGATATACTTACCATTCGGGCAACAGGTGCATGTGGAGTGGTTGTAGGCAGCGCACTGTACACAGGCAAATTCACCTACCCAGAAGCACTTAACATCCTGAAAGAGCAGCAGAAATAG
- the hisB gene encoding imidazoleglycerol-phosphate dehydratase HisB, which produces MRKSNISRKTKETDIKMELNLDGTGISDISTGIGFLDHMLHAFSRHGNFDLVVKAEGDLIVDDHHLIEDTGIVLGQAIAQALGNCAGIARFGEARIPMDEALASVALDMGGRSYLVLDASFIAPKVGELSTQMVKHFFESVVSNAKINMHASVYGDNDHHKIEALFKGFAYALRRAVVVEGGDIKSTKGVF; this is translated from the coding sequence ATGAGGAAGTCAAATATCTCCCGCAAGACCAAGGAAACTGATATAAAGATGGAACTTAACCTGGATGGGACCGGTATTTCCGACATCTCTACAGGCATAGGTTTCCTTGACCACATGCTCCATGCATTCTCAAGACATGGTAATTTTGATCTTGTGGTCAAAGCTGAAGGAGACCTCATCGTGGATGACCATCATCTCATAGAGGATACCGGCATAGTACTGGGCCAGGCAATTGCACAGGCTCTGGGAAACTGTGCAGGTATAGCTCGCTTTGGAGAAGCAAGGATACCTATGGATGAAGCCCTTGCTTCAGTGGCTCTTGATATGGGAGGACGCAGCTATCTCGTACTGGATGCTTCTTTTATCGCTCCGAAGGTAGGAGAGCTCAGCACGCAAATGGTGAAACACTTTTTCGAATCTGTAGTGAGCAATGCTAAGATAAACATGCATGCAAGCGTATATGGAGATAATGACCATCATAAAATAGAGGCTCTTTTTAAGGGCTTCGCATATGCCCTACGTAGAGCCGTAGTGGTGGAAGGCGGAGACATCAAGAGCACAAAAGGCGTGTTCTGA